Part of the Halomarina litorea genome is shown below.
TCCGAGGACCCGGCGGTGCCCGACGGCGAGCGGGCCCTCGGACGGCGTCGGAAGCGAGTCGATGTCCGGGTCGTGCTCGACGACCCACGCGGCCTCGTCGGCCCCGACGTCGCCCGACCCGGCGCCAGCGGCGAGCGCCTGCACGCGCTCGAACGACGGGCGGGGGTGGTAGGCGGTCCGGCCCCCGTCGGTGACGAGCACGAGGGGTTCGAGGGCGCGGACGCCCGTCGACCCGACTTCGAGGACGGCCGCGTCGCCGTCGGCGTCGCGGGCGGCCCCGAGGAGCCGCCGTCCCCGTTCCGATCTCCCCTCGTCCGGCGGCCCCCCTTCGTCGCTCTGGTGGTGGCTGTGACTGACCGTGACGCGGACGACGGACGTGCCCCTCCCGGAAATGCCAGAATCGTTCATTAGATGGGTGGCATCGACGTCCAACGGGCCGATGCGTACAAGGGGTACAGACGGCCCCCCGAAAACGCTGTGGCCTTCCCTCGCTGGGGGGCCGTCGCGTCCCGATGTATCAGCTCATACCGGGTCAGTTCCGGGTTCGCGCTCCGGGCCCGGATGCGACTCCCGGCGGTCGCCGTCCCCGTTCCCGTCGCCGTTCGCCCGGCGGTAGCGCCGTGAGAGGGGGGCGTGCTCGCGCCACCACCAGAACGCGGCCCCGCCGACGGCCACCAGCAGTCCGATTCCACCCGCGACGGTCCTTCGGCGGATCGCCGACCCGGTGCGCTGTCGGTCCATACCCGGCCCGACGGGGTCGGCGTCCGTAGGCGTTCGGGCTGCCCGAGCGGCCCCATGCCCCCCCTCGCCACACCGTTTTGAGGATGCGGCGAGAACGTCCACGGACGAGATGTCCAACGAACACGACACTGCCGACCTCGACGAACTCCGGGCACGGGCGGCCGACGCCATCGACGGCGACGACCTCCGGTCGATGTACCTCGGCGTGGTCCGCGAGGACGGGGAGAAGGAGTACTACTTCGGCAACGCCGTCGACGAGTCCGAGCTTCGGGAGGTGGCCGTCGTCCAGCTCGCGATGATGACGCGGGTCCTCGCCACCCAGTCGGCGTCCTCCGTCGAGGAGATCGCCGAACTGGCAGCTCAGCAGGCCGAGTCGATGGACCTCCAGCCCTGACCGGGAAGCCGGGTGACCGACACCCTCATCTCTCCACGGGCGTGCATCCCGGTAGTGACACTCCGCGGCCCCGTCGTCGAGGTGGGTGAGTCGAAGACCGTCAGTACGAGCTACGGCGAACGCGACCTGACGGAGGTGACGATGCGTCCCGAAGCGGGACGCGCCGACCCCGTGACGGTGACGCTGTGGGGCAAGTGGACCGAGACGGCGGCCGTCCTCGAACCGGGGATGGAACTGCTCGTGACCGACCCCGACGAACGCGAGTGGGACGGGGAGGTGCAGTTCTCGACGGGCAAGGAGTCGTTCGTGGTCGTCGAACCGGGCTTCCTCGTGGACGTGACCGACATCCGTTCGTGGGTACAGTGCCCGCGGATGTACTACCTGAACAAGCTCTCGGGCATCCCGCTCAACTACCCCGTCGTGAAGGGGACGCTCGTCCACGAGGTGTTCGGCGACCTGCTCCGTGGCCGAGATTTGGACGAGGCAATCGAGGACCACGTGGCGGACGCCGGCCTCGAATTGGGCCTGCTGGGTCGGGACCCCGACGAGGTGGCCGGCGACGTCCGCGAGAACGCGCGGGCCATCGAGGGGTGGCTGGCACAGGGGGCACTCACCGGGACCGGAGCCGACGGACGGGACGGCGACTTCAGTCCCACCGAGAGCGAGTGGCGTTCGGAGCGGACGCTCATCGGTGAGCGCTTCGGCATCAAGGGCCGGGCCGACGCCATCCGGCGGGGGACGCCCGTGGAACTCAAGACGGGCAAGAACCTGAAGAAGGAACCCCGGTTCCAGGACAAGGTGCAGGCGGCCTGTTACGCCCTCCTCCTGGGCGAGTACGACGCCGAGAACCGGGGGACCGTCGCGGACGGTGGCACTCGTGGGGAGTTCCCCACAACGGGCACCCTCCTCTACACGAAGAACAGCGTGCTGGACCGCAACGAGGAGACGGGCGACCTCACGCCGGCGAAGGACTTCTCCATCGGGCGCGGATTCCTCCAGTACGTCGTCCGCCAGCGAAACGCCATCGCCGCGATGGAGTACGACAGCGACGTCCCCACGGGCTACGAGGCGAACGCGAAGTGCGAGTACTGCTTCGAGCAGGACACCTGCATGGTCGTCTCCGGCCGCCTCGACCAGGAGTCGAAGGCCGGACAGATCGGGAAGGCCGTCCCCGAGAAGGAGCGCGCGTACTTCGACCAGTTCTACCGGGCAATCGAGGAGGAACGCCGTGAGGTCCACCGCGAGTACGCCAAACTGTGGGAGCAGAGCGCCGAGGAACGCGCGGACGACGACCGCGCGCTGATAGACCTCGAACCCCTCGGTCGACGCCAGCGCGAGAGCGGCCGCTGGGAACTCCGGGCGCGCGGGACGGGCGCCGTCTCGAAGATACGCGAGGGTGACGTGGTCCTCGCGAGCGATGGGCACCCGACGCGGGGAACGGCGGAACTCGCCCGCGTCGAGCGGTTGGGCGAGGAGGTGGTGGTGACGACGGACGAACCGGTCGACCTGTGCCGCCTCGACGTCTACCCCTCCGAGTTCACCGTCGACCGCCTGCTGAACGCCCTCCACGACGGCATCCTGAAGGGGAGCGAGCGCCGGAAGGACGTGCTGTTCGGGCGGCGCGACCCCGCGTTCGCCGACTGCGGGGAGACGTTCATCGACAACAACGAGGCACAGGACGAGGCCGTCCGACTGGCCGTCTCCGCCGAGGACTGCGCGCTGGTGCAGGGACCGCCCGGCACCGGGAAGACCTACACGCTCGCCCGGACGGTCCGCGCACTGGTCGACCGGGGCGAGCGCGTCCTCCTCTCGGCGTTCACGAACCGCGCGGTGGACAACGCCCTCGGCGCCCTCCGCGACCAGGGCTTCGAGGACTTCCTCCGGGTCGGCACCGAGTCAGGCGTCCGCGAGGACATGCAGAGCTACCGCCTCGAACGCCGGGGCGACCCGACCGAGCGCGTGCGTGAACTGCGAGAGACGCCGGTCGTCGCGGCCACGACCGCCTCGTGTGGCTCGCGCATCATGCGCGAGTGCGACTTCGACGTCTGCGTGGTGGACGAGGCGGGGCAACTGACCGAACCGGCGACGCTCGCGGCGGTCAACCTCGCCGACCGGTTCGTCCTCGTCGGCGACCACCAGCAGTTGCCGCCCGTCGTGCGCGCGGAGAACGACCTGCAGACCTCGCTGTTCGAGCGTCTCATCGAGCGCTACCCCGAGGCGTCGGTGCTCCTCGACCGCCAGTACCGGATGAGCCAGCGCATCCAGTACTTCGCCTCGCGGGAGTTCTACGACGGCAGACTGCGCCCCGCGACCGGGGAGGTGGCCGCCCAGCGACTCGACGACCTGCCGGGCGTCGAGTCGGACGCCCTCCCGCCGGAACTCCGCGATTCGGTGTCGTTCGTCGACCCCGGAGGGGTCGCCCGCGGGAACACGAACCCCACGGAAGCCGACCGGGTCTGCGAGGCCGTCGAGTCGTACCTCGTAGCGGGCGTCCCGCCCGACGACGTGGGCGTCATCGCGCCGTTCCGGGCGCAGGTGGCGGAGATATCCAAACGGGTTCCCGAGGGCGTCGCCGTCGACACCGTCGACCGGTTCCAGGGGTCCGACAAGGAGGTCATCGTCATCTCGTTCGTGGCGACGGGCGACCTCTCCAGTCCCATCTTCGAGGACACCCGCCGGGTGAACGTGGCGCTGACCCGCGCGAAGAAGGCGCTCTGTCTCGTCGGTGACGAGCGCGCGCTGTCGAGCGACCCGTTCTACGCGCGGATGCTGGAGTGGGCGCGGTAGGCGAGTCACGTGTGGCTTTTTGAGGCGTCCCCCCGTCGATGAGGTATGCCAATCGAAGGGGAACAACGGGGCGCGATTACGCCGCCGAACCCCGAGGACGACCTCGTCGCGGTGTTCCACGACGGTATCATCGGGGCCGTGGCCGGATTCGTGGGAACGGTGTCGATGACCGTCGTCCTCGGTATCGGACAGTTGCTCGGGGTCTTCGATCTCACGACGTTCGCCTCCATCGCGGAACTCGGCGGCCTCGACGTCCTCTTCGACGAGTCGCTCATGCCCTACCTCGGCTACCTCGTCTTCCTCGCCGGTGGGATGACGACGTGGCCGCTCATCTTCGCCGCCATCGAGCGGTTCCTGCCGGGCACCTCGCTCCCGAAGCGCGGCGTCTCGTTCGGGACGGTCATGTGGACCGGGTTCGTCATCGCGTTCGTCGACGTCCTCCCACCGAACCCGGCGACGACCCAGATCGCCCTCTACGCCGGCTTCACCCTCCTCGCCCACTGGATATACGGCTACGGGCTCGGGTGGGTGTTCGACTACTCCCTCGAACGCGACTTCTTCGCGTGACCGTGACGACCCCCATCCGCCTCCCGCTCGGGACCGGCCGCGTCGACGTGACCCTCGACGACTGCGAAGTGACCGTCGCCGACCCGCCGGGCGGGAAGGCGGTGAACGTCCGCGAGGCCGCCGAGGCCGCCCTCGCCGACCCGCACGGTCCAGCCCTCTCGCACCTCGTCGACCCCGACGACACCGTCTGCGTCGTCGTCACCGACGTCACTCGCGCGGTGCCCGAGGAGACCCTCCTCGACGTCCTCGTCGGCGAACTGGAGCGGGTGGGGGTGGCCCGCGAACAGGTCTCCGTCGTCGTCGGTCTCGGCCTCCACCGCCCGATGACGGACGGCGAACTCGACGAGATGCTCGGCGAGTTCGCCCCCCTCGCGGAGAACCACGACGCGACCGACACCGTCGTCGCGGGCGAGGTGGACGACTGTCCGGTCGAACTCAACCGGACCGTCGCGGCCGCCGACCGCGTGTTCTCGACGGGGATGGTCGAACCCCACCAGTACGCGGGCTTCTCCGGCGGCGCGAAGACCGTCGCCATCGGCGCGGGCGGCGAGTCGCTCATCCGCTACACGCACGGCCCGGAGATGCTCTCGAACCCCGGCGTCCGCCTCGGGCACGTCGCGGACAACCCCTTCCGCGACGCCGTCGACCGGGCGGGTGACCTCGCCGGGGTGGCGTTCTGCCTGAACGTCACGCACGGGCCGGCGGGTATCCTCGGCGTGTCGGCGGGCGACCCGCGGTCGGTGGTCCGTGACCTCGCTGCGACGGCCCGCGAGGCCCTCGCTGTCCCCGTCGAGGGCGAGTACGACGCCGTCGTCGCGGGCCTCGGCGCGCCGAAGGACGCGAACCTCTATCAGGCGACCCGGGCCGCGACCTACGTGGTTCTCGGCGCGAAGAACCCGCTCCGTCCGGGCGGTCGCGTCGTGGTCCCCGCCCGATTGCAGGAGGGCGCGGGGGAGGGGACGGGCGAGCGGCGCTTCCACGAGCGTCTCAGCGAGGCGGCGAGCGCCGACGAACTGTACGACGAGATGCGCAGGGGGTACGAACCGGGCGCACAGCGGGCCTTCGTGGTGGCGCGAGCGCTCCGGGACCACGACGTGTTCGTGACGAACAGCGAACACCCCGAGGTGGTCGAGGACTGTCTGATGTCCGCCCGCGAGTCCGTCGAGGAGAGCGTCGAACCGGGCAGCCGCGTCCTCGTCGTCCCGGACGCCCTCCACACCCTGCTGGTCGCACCGGGGGAGTAGTCAGACGTCCGGCCCCGGCACCCGACGCCCTCGCCGGGACCCCCGCCGATAAGCCCCTCGCGCCCTCCTCTCGGGGCATGCCACTGTTGCAGTTCGACGTGACGGGACCGCTGGACCCGACGGACAAGGAGGCGTTCGCCGCCGAGGTGACGGACCTCTACACCGAGGAGATGGCGACGACGGCGGGCCACGTCGCCGTGACGATACGCGAACGCGACCCCTCGGACCTCCACCTCGGGCGGGCCGAGGACGGGCGACTCCTCTTCCTCGACGCCGAGATTCGACGAGGGCGATCGTTCGAGCGCAAGCGGGCGTTCGCGCTGGCGACGATGGAGGCCGCCCGCGAGCGATGGGACGTCCCCGAGGCGAACCTGAAGGTGGTGTTCACTGAACACGCGGGAGAGCAGATGATGGGCTACGACCGGGTAGGCGGGGAGTGGGACGTCGAGGACGGAGGGGAGAGGGACTGAGAGGAGACGGGGGGCGGTGCGGACGGCGACGAGTAGCCGACCGCGTCACCAGAGAATCGTTGGCCAGACGAACTGGAACAGCAGCCAGATGAGGCCCGTCAGGACGAGGGTCATCACGACGTTGAGGACGACGCCCGCCCGCATCATCTGTGACTGCTTGAGGTAGCCGCTGCCGAAGACGATGGCGTTGGGCGGCGTGGCGACCGGGAGCGCGAACGCGAAGGAGGCGGCGATGGCCCCGCTGGTCGCGAGGAAGATGGCCGCCGCGACGTCCGTGAGACCGAGCGTCGTGGCGAAGACGCTCCCGATACCGATGAGGATGGGGACGATGATGGCCGAGGTCGCGGTGTTCGAGGTCATCTCCGTGAGGAAGATGACGAGTAGGACGACGACGGCGACGACGACGAGGATGGGTGCCCCGGTCAGCGACCCGAACACGGAGTCAGCGATCCACTTCGTCGCGCCCGTGTCCGCCAGCGCGCCGGCCAACGCGATACCTCCGCCGAACAGCAGGATGACGCCCCAGTCGATGTCGACGAGGTCGTCCCACTCCATCGTGTCCGCGAGGACGAGCGCCGGGATGGAGATGAGACCGACCATGACGTAGTAGAGCATCCCCTGGTGGCCCTCGACGCCGAAGACGGTCATGCCGTCACCGCCGAACAGGGTGGTGTTCCAGACCGCCGGGAGGAACGGACCGAGGAAGGTGTCGAGCCCGCCGAGTACCCAGAGGCCGGCGGTGGCGGCGAAGATGTACGCCACGCGCTTACCCCGTTTGTCGAGCTCACCCTCCCGTTGAAGGTACTGCTGGGCTTTCTCCTGTGCGCCGCTCACGTCGTCGATCTGTGGTGGGTAGAGGACGAACGTGAGCAGGTACCAGACGATGGGGAGGGTGACGACGACAATGGGGATACCGATGGCGAGCCACTGCGCGAAGCCGATCTCGTAGCCCAGTATCTCGTTCAACTGGGAGGCGAGGATGGCGTTCGGCGGCGTGCCGATGAGAGTGCCGACCCCGCCGACGCTGGCGGCGTAGGCCGTCCCGAGGAGCATCGACACCTGGATGTTCGTGAAGGACTGGTCCGCCGCGACGCCCGCGGTAGTGCCCGACTCGGCGGTGCCGCCGTCGGCGGCGGTGTCGGTTCCGGGGACGTCGGAGGTCGACTCGCCGCCGGCGGCCTCCAGTCCCTCGCGGCCGACGACCTGTGCGAGGACGCCCAGCGCGATGGGCGTCATCATGGCCGCAGTCGCCGTGTTCGACACCCACATCGAGAGGAAGGCAGTGGCGAGCATCACTGCGGCGACGAGTCGCCGTGGCGAGGACCCCATCTTCGACATGAGCCACAGCGCGATGCGGCGGTCGATGTCGTACTTCTGGAGCGCGTTCGCCAGCATGAACCCGGCGATGAACAGGAAGATGAGGTGGTCGGCGAACCCGGCGAGCGCCTCGTCCAAGTCCGCGTACACCCCGAACGCGGTGAGCAGGACGGGAATCGACAGCGCCGTCACCGCGAGCGGGAGTGCCCCCGTAATCCAGAGGAGGCCCGCGAAGTACATGGTCGCGAGCGCGTACTGCCCGCGGAGGCTCAACCCCTCGGGCGTCGGTAGGCCGGCGATGACGCCGGCACCGACCAGCGCGAGGAGGAACACGACGATTCTACCGCGCGGACCCGACGGTCGGAACGGTATCATTGATACACGCTCACAGTCGGGTATCTCTGGATTAATCCTTTCGAACCGTCGTCAGGAACGTTATTGTATCTCTATGAGCGATTCAGAAATTCCCCACGAGCGTCCGGACCTGTTCGTCGTCGAGTTCGTCGACGTAGAGGTCGTAGAGTGCCCGACGACGCTCCGCCGAGAGGCCACGTGTCCCGTTCTCCAGCATGGAGACGTGCGCCTGCAGGAGGCCGTCGAGTTCGCGTTCGACTCCGCGCTGTTCGTAACCGGCGGCGACGCGGAGCAGTCGCCACGCGAGGGGAGAGATGTCTGCCACGTCGACGGGTTCGGACGACGGCACGGGTGAACAGTCGGCGCGCGGGAGGCGATAAAACCCGTGGGCGGCGTCAATCCGTGCCGGTCGCGGGCACGCGCTCCTCCTCGCTGATTTCGCGCAGGACCCGTTCGTGGAACTCCCTGAGGACCGCGTCCTCGTCCTCCGCGAGGACCACGTCCGAGGCCATCAGCGTGGCGAGGCCGAAGGCCCGCGGGGTGGGCGAGTCCACCTGCCGGACGGCGATAGCGAGGTCGCCCGCCCGAATCGATTCGAGGGCCGACTCGATGGCCGACACGTTCAGTTTGTCCTCCAGTATCTCGCGGTACGTCTCCTCCACGACCGCGAACTCGGGCAGGTCGTCGGCGAAACTCAGGAGCATCTCGCTGGAGACCTGTTGCTGGGCGGCGGTCTTCTCGTAGCCCTTGTACCGTTTCAGTATCATCAGCGAGCGGGTCGCGTTGATGCGGAAGTAGCGCTTGAGGAGGTCCGACCCCGTCAGACTGGCCCGGAGGTCCGCGCGGGCTTCGGCGGGGTCGACGTCGCGAATCAGCCCCTCGACGTCCACCTTCCGGTTGAGGGGCATCGAGAGGGTGAAGCCGTGGTCGGCGACGGCTACCTGCACGTTGGCGTTGGCGGCCTGTGCACAGCGATAGGCGAGCAGTCGGGAGAAGCCGTCGTTGAACCGCCGCCCGTAGTTCGAGTGGACGTAGTAGTGCCGCCGGTACTCGGTCTGGTCGAGTTCCACCTCGATGGCGAGTCGCCCGTCGGTCGAGACGCTCTCTGCCCCCGCGTAGCGTACCTGCTGGTCGTAGAGGCGTGTCAGCGCCCGGACGCTGTTCTCGTCCAGCGGGAACCCCCGGAGCCAGTTCCGAACTGCGGGGGTGCCACCGTCGTCGAGTGTGTCGAGGAGTTCGCGCTGGAAGGCGAGAATCTCCCGCCCGAGGTCGTACGAGAGCGGGAGGCGCTCGGAGAACCACGACGGGACGGTGGGGCGCGCGCCCGTCGGGTCCACGTACACCTTCGACCCGCGGCGGTACTGGTAGGCGTAGTTCGACCCGCCGAGGACGAACACGTCGCCCTTCTCCAGCGTGTCGAGGTACGACTCGTCGAGTTGGCCGACCCACTCCCCGGACCCGCGGGTCTTCACGTCGCAGGTGAACGAGTCGGGGATGGTACCGATGTTGGTCATGTAGATGACGCGGGCGAGTCGCCCGCGCTTGCCGAGGAGGGGTTCGTCGACCGGGAAGTCGGGGTAGTGGTACTCGCCGTCCGGCGGGTCGTTCTCGTCGCGCCACACCTTCGCGTAGACGTTGCGGTCTTCCATCCCCTCGTAGTCGGCGGTGAGATAGCGCATCAGCGACTCCCACTCGTCGTCGCCGTAGGCGCGATACGGGTACGCCCGCTGGAGTATCCGCCGGACCTCCGACTCGGGGCGGACCCGATTTATCGCCATCCCGTACACCTGCTGGGCGGCCACGTCCTGTGCGTTCTCGGGGACGAACACCCGGTCGACGAACCCCTCCTCGGCCTTCTTCAGCATCACCGCACACTCGACGAGTTCGTCTCTGTCGAGGGCGACGACCCGGCCGGTGACGGTCTGCCCGAGTTGGTGGCCCGCCCGCCCGACTCGCTGGAGGAGCGACGCGACGGACTTCGGGGAGCCGACCTGTACCACGAGGTCGATGTACGGCATGTCGATGCCGAGTTCGAGGCTCGTGGAGGTGGTCACCACGTCGAGCGTCCCGGCCTTCAGTTGCTCCTCGACGGCGTGGCGGCGCTCCTTCGAGAGCGACCCGTGGTGACACCCGGTGTTCTCCTCGGTGTAGTCGTCGTATCGCTCCCGGAGATTGTGGAGGACTCGCTCTGCACCCGACCGTGTGTTCGTGAAGACGAGCGTGTTCGTGTGCGACTGTATCAGGTCGTGGACCTGCGCGTAGAAGCGGTCGGTGACCACCTCGCGGGGCGTGTTGATGAGGTCGTCCGTCGGGCACGTGAGCTGAACGTCGAACTCGCGGACGAACCGGGTGTCCACTAGCTCGTACTCCCGCGGCTCCCCGGTGTCGGCCTGCCCGACGAGGAACTCCGCCATCGTCGAGAGCGGTTCGACCGTCGCTGAACAGCCGATTCGGGTGGGCGAGGTCTCGCAGAGTTCTTCGAGACGTTCGAGCGACACCGAGAGGTGCGTCCCACGTTTGTTCTCCGCCAGCGAGTGTATCTCGTCGACGACGACGTACTCCACGGTGCGGAGTTTCTCCTTGAACTTCGGGGAGTTGAGCAGGATGGCCAGCGTCTCCGGGGTGGTGTTGAGGATATGGGGCGTCTCCTTCAGCATCTTCTGGCGGTCCGCGCTGCTGGTGTCGCCGTGACGGATGGCGTGGCGGATGTCGATGGGTTCGTCCGCGAGTTCGGAGATGCCGTCGAGGGGCACCTCCAGATTGCGGTGGATGTCGTTTGCGAGCGACTTGAGGGGTGAGACGTAGAGGCAGTAGACGGAGTTGTCGAGGCCGCCGTCGTTCTCCGCGTCCGTGTCGTCCCCGGACTCGCCCTCGCGCGCCTTCCGGCCCTCCCGTTCCCGGCGGTACAGTTCGTCGATGATGGCCGTGAAGGAGGCGAGCGTCTTGCCCGACCCCGTCGGCGCGCAGATGAGCGCGTTCTCCCGGTCGTGGATGCGCGGGATGGCCCCCTTCTGCGGCGGGGTGAAGAAGCCGCCGTTGCCGGGGACGTACTCGCCGAACTCGCGGACCCACCACTCCCGGACCGCGGGTTCGAGGAGATCGAGGACCTCGCCGTCGTCGATCTCCACGTCCTCGGCGAAGTCGTAGTCGAGCGACCCGAGGAGGTCCCTCCCGGTCTGCGCGTCCCCACCCATCAGTTGTGCCGGGTTGGCGGGGCAGGGGGAAGTGGGTTTGGCTACCGGAGCGGAAGTGGTCCGGGACGACGGAACGCCCTTCCCCACCGCCCACGACACCTCGGTATGCGCGTCACCTTCCTCGGCACCGGCAGCGCGATGCCCACCGGCGAACGGTTCCAG
Proteins encoded:
- a CDS encoding DUF6789 family protein, whose product is MPIEGEQRGAITPPNPEDDLVAVFHDGIIGAVAGFVGTVSMTVVLGIGQLLGVFDLTTFASIAELGGLDVLFDESLMPYLGYLVFLAGGMTTWPLIFAAIERFLPGTSLPKRGVSFGTVMWTGFVIAFVDVLPPNPATTQIALYAGFTLLAHWIYGYGLGWVFDYSLERDFFA
- a CDS encoding tautomerase family protein, which translates into the protein MPLLQFDVTGPLDPTDKEAFAAEVTDLYTEEMATTAGHVAVTIRERDPSDLHLGRAEDGRLLFLDAEIRRGRSFERKRAFALATMEAARERWDVPEANLKVVFTEHAGEQMMGYDRVGGEWDVEDGGERD
- a CDS encoding ATP-dependent helicase, translating into MGGDAQTGRDLLGSLDYDFAEDVEIDDGEVLDLLEPAVREWWVREFGEYVPGNGGFFTPPQKGAIPRIHDRENALICAPTGSGKTLASFTAIIDELYRREREGRKAREGESGDDTDAENDGGLDNSVYCLYVSPLKSLANDIHRNLEVPLDGISELADEPIDIRHAIRHGDTSSADRQKMLKETPHILNTTPETLAILLNSPKFKEKLRTVEYVVVDEIHSLAENKRGTHLSVSLERLEELCETSPTRIGCSATVEPLSTMAEFLVGQADTGEPREYELVDTRFVREFDVQLTCPTDDLINTPREVVTDRFYAQVHDLIQSHTNTLVFTNTRSGAERVLHNLRERYDDYTEENTGCHHGSLSKERRHAVEEQLKAGTLDVVTTSTSLELGIDMPYIDLVVQVGSPKSVASLLQRVGRAGHQLGQTVTGRVVALDRDELVECAVMLKKAEEGFVDRVFVPENAQDVAAQQVYGMAINRVRPESEVRRILQRAYPYRAYGDDEWESLMRYLTADYEGMEDRNVYAKVWRDENDPPDGEYHYPDFPVDEPLLGKRGRLARVIYMTNIGTIPDSFTCDVKTRGSGEWVGQLDESYLDTLEKGDVFVLGGSNYAYQYRRGSKVYVDPTGARPTVPSWFSERLPLSYDLGREILAFQRELLDTLDDGGTPAVRNWLRGFPLDENSVRALTRLYDQQVRYAGAESVSTDGRLAIEVELDQTEYRRHYYVHSNYGRRFNDGFSRLLAYRCAQAANANVQVAVADHGFTLSMPLNRKVDVEGLIRDVDPAEARADLRASLTGSDLLKRYFRINATRSLMILKRYKGYEKTAAQQQVSSEMLLSFADDLPEFAVVEETYREILEDKLNVSAIESALESIRAGDLAIAVRQVDSPTPRAFGLATLMASDVVLAEDEDAVLREFHERVLREISEEERVPATGTD
- a CDS encoding AAA domain-containing protein, whose product is MTLRGPVVEVGESKTVSTSYGERDLTEVTMRPEAGRADPVTVTLWGKWTETAAVLEPGMELLVTDPDEREWDGEVQFSTGKESFVVVEPGFLVDVTDIRSWVQCPRMYYLNKLSGIPLNYPVVKGTLVHEVFGDLLRGRDLDEAIEDHVADAGLELGLLGRDPDEVAGDVRENARAIEGWLAQGALTGTGADGRDGDFSPTESEWRSERTLIGERFGIKGRADAIRRGTPVELKTGKNLKKEPRFQDKVQAACYALLLGEYDAENRGTVADGGTRGEFPTTGTLLYTKNSVLDRNEETGDLTPAKDFSIGRGFLQYVVRQRNAIAAMEYDSDVPTGYEANAKCEYCFEQDTCMVVSGRLDQESKAGQIGKAVPEKERAYFDQFYRAIEEERREVHREYAKLWEQSAEERADDDRALIDLEPLGRRQRESGRWELRARGTGAVSKIREGDVVLASDGHPTRGTAELARVERLGEEVVVTTDEPVDLCRLDVYPSEFTVDRLLNALHDGILKGSERRKDVLFGRRDPAFADCGETFIDNNEAQDEAVRLAVSAEDCALVQGPPGTGKTYTLARTVRALVDRGERVLLSAFTNRAVDNALGALRDQGFEDFLRVGTESGVREDMQSYRLERRGDPTERVRELRETPVVAATTASCGSRIMRECDFDVCVVDEAGQLTEPATLAAVNLADRFVLVGDHQQLPPVVRAENDLQTSLFERLIERYPEASVLLDRQYRMSQRIQYFASREFYDGRLRPATGEVAAQRLDDLPGVESDALPPELRDSVSFVDPGGVARGNTNPTEADRVCEAVESYLVAGVPPDDVGVIAPFRAQVAEISKRVPEGVAVDTVDRFQGSDKEVIVISFVATGDLSSPIFEDTRRVNVALTRAKKALCLVGDERALSSDPFYARMLEWAR
- a CDS encoding SLC13 family permease: MIPFRPSGPRGRIVVFLLALVGAGVIAGLPTPEGLSLRGQYALATMYFAGLLWITGALPLAVTALSIPVLLTAFGVYADLDEALAGFADHLIFLFIAGFMLANALQKYDIDRRIALWLMSKMGSSPRRLVAAVMLATAFLSMWVSNTATAAMMTPIALGVLAQVVGREGLEAAGGESTSDVPGTDTAADGGTAESGTTAGVAADQSFTNIQVSMLLGTAYAASVGGVGTLIGTPPNAILASQLNEILGYEIGFAQWLAIGIPIVVVTLPIVWYLLTFVLYPPQIDDVSGAQEKAQQYLQREGELDKRGKRVAYIFAATAGLWVLGGLDTFLGPFLPAVWNTTLFGGDGMTVFGVEGHQGMLYYVMVGLISIPALVLADTMEWDDLVDIDWGVILLFGGGIALAGALADTGATKWIADSVFGSLTGAPILVVVAVVVLLVIFLTEMTSNTATSAIIVPILIGIGSVFATTLGLTDVAAAIFLATSGAIAASFAFALPVATPPNAIVFGSGYLKQSQMMRAGVVLNVVMTLVLTGLIWLLFQFVWPTILW
- a CDS encoding lactate racemase domain-containing protein; translation: MRLPLGTGRVDVTLDDCEVTVADPPGGKAVNVREAAEAALADPHGPALSHLVDPDDTVCVVVTDVTRAVPEETLLDVLVGELERVGVAREQVSVVVGLGLHRPMTDGELDEMLGEFAPLAENHDATDTVVAGEVDDCPVELNRTVAAADRVFSTGMVEPHQYAGFSGGAKTVAIGAGGESLIRYTHGPEMLSNPGVRLGHVADNPFRDAVDRAGDLAGVAFCLNVTHGPAGILGVSAGDPRSVVRDLAATAREALAVPVEGEYDAVVAGLGAPKDANLYQATRAATYVVLGAKNPLRPGGRVVVPARLQEGAGEGTGERRFHERLSEAASADELYDEMRRGYEPGAQRAFVVARALRDHDVFVTNSEHPEVVEDCLMSARESVEESVEPGSRVLVVPDALHTLLVAPGE